The Larus michahellis chromosome 16, bLarMic1.1, whole genome shotgun sequence genome has a segment encoding these proteins:
- the UTS2 gene encoding urotensin-2 has translation MGGYITGETGSRGNSQTGVLSYRGRQRRNRFNTATMHKLAFCCLIIISFSCPLSTLPIINASEMSYQPSADEDSRLNLERLGRLRSTSLLQFLPELLGTPTEDNKAGPSLSSYNPRENVKEAFYGNHPRIALLGRFLTKDRKQYKKRGNLSECFWKYCV, from the exons ATGGGCGGCTATATAACGGGTGAAACTGGGAGCAGAGGCAACAGTCAGACAGGAGTTCTGAGTTACAGAGGTAGACAAAGACGAAATAGATTCAACACAGCAACGATGCACAAGCTGGCATTCTGCTGTCTCATCATCATCAGCTTCTCCTGTCCTCTCTCGACTCTCCCCATCATCAATGCCAGTGAGATGTCTTATCAACCCTCAG CGGATGAAGATTCAAGATTAAATCTGGAGCGGTTGGGCCGCCTAAGAAGCACTTCCCTGCTTCAGTTCCTGCCAGAGCTGTTGGGCACACCGACTGAAGACAACAAAGCAG GTCCTAGCCTCAGCAGCTACAACCCAAGGGAAAATGTCAAAGAG GCTTTCTATGGAAATCATCCTCGAATTGCTCTGCTGGGCCGCTTCTTGACCAAGGACAGGAAACAGTACAAGAAACGTGGGAATCTTTCCGAGTGCTTCTGGAAATACTGTGTGTAA